In a genomic window of Saccharomyces kudriavzevii IFO 1802 strain IFO1802 genome assembly, chromosome: 2:
- the RPL21A gene encoding 60S ribosomal protein eL21 (similar to Saccharomyces cerevisiae RPL21A (YBR191W) and RPL21B (YPL079W); ancestral locus Anc_8.553) — protein MGKSHGYRSRTRYMFQRDFRKHGAVHLSTYLKIYKVGDIVDIKANGSIQKGMPHKFYQGKTGVVYNVTKSSVGVIINKMVGNRYLEKRLNLRVEHIKHSKCRQEFLERVKSNAAKRVEAKAQGVAVQLKRQPAQPRESRIVSTEGNVPQTLAPVPYETFI, from the coding sequence ACATGGTTACAGATCTCGTACTCGTTACATGTTCCAACGTGACTTCAGAAAGCATGGTGCCGTCCATCTTTCTACTTACTTGAAGATCTACAAGGTTGGTGACATTGTTGACATCAAAGCCAATGGTTCTATCCAAAAGGGTATGCCACACAAGTTCTACCAAGGTAAGACTGGTGTTGTTTACAACGTTACTAAGTCTTCTGTCGGTGTTATCATCAACAAGATGGTCGGTAACAGATATCTagaaaaaagattgaaCTTGAGAGTTGAACACATCAAGCACTCCAAGTGTAGacaagaatttttggaaagagtTAAGTCGAACGCTGCTAAGCGTGTTGAAGCAAAAGCTCAAGGTGTTGCTGTTCAATTGAAGAGACAACCAGCTCAACCAAGAGAATCCCGTATTGTTTCTACTGAAGGTAATGTTCCTCAAACTTTGGCTCCGGTTCCATACGAAACTTTTATCTAA
- the PGI1 gene encoding glucose-6-phosphate isomerase (similar to Saccharomyces cerevisiae PGI1 (YBR196C); ancestral locus Anc_8.547) — MSNNSFTNFNLATELPAWSKLQKIYESQGKTLSVKQEFQKDAKRFEKLNKTFTNYDGSKILFDYSKNLVNDEVIAALIELAKEANVTGLRDAMFKGEHINSTEDRAVYHVALRNRANKPMYVDGVNVAPEVDSVLKHMKEFSEQVRSGEWKGYTGKNITDVVNIGIGGSDLGPVMVTEALKHYAGVLDVHFVSNIDGTHIAETLKVVDPETTLFLIASKTFTTAETITNANTAKNWFLSKTGNDPSHVAKHFAALSTNESEVAKFGIDTKNMFGFESWVGGRYSVWSAIGLSVALYIGYDNFEAFLKGAEAVDNHFTQTPLEDNIPLLGGLLSVWYNNFFGAQTHLVAPFDQYLHRFPAYLQQLSMESNGKSVTRGNAFTNYSTGSILFGEPATNAQHSFFQLVHQGTKLIPSDFILAAQSHNPIESKLHQKMLASNFFAQAEALMVGKDEEQVKAEGATGGLVPHKVFSGNRPTTSILAQKITPATLGALIAYYEHATFTEGAIWNINSFDQWGVELGKSLAKVIGKELDNSSNISTHDDSTNGLINQFKEWM, encoded by the coding sequence ATGTCCAATAACTCTTTCACTAACTTCAACTTGGCCACTGAATTGCCAGCTTGGTCtaaattgcaaaaaatttacgAATCTCAAGGTAAGACCCTGTCCGTCAAgcaagaatttcaaaaggaTGCCAAGCGTTtcgaaaaattgaacaaaacTTTCACCAACTACGATGGTTCCAAGATCTTGTTCGATTACTCCAAGAACTTGGTGAACGATGAAGTTATTGCTGCCTTGATTGAATTGGCCAAGGAAGCTAACGTCACCGGTTTGAGAGATGCTATGTTCAAAGGTGAACACATTAACTCTACTGAAGACCGTGCTGTCTACCACGTTGCCTTAAGAAACAGAGCCAACAAGCCAATGTACGTTGATGGTGTTAACGTCGCCCCAGAAGTTGACTCCGTCTTGAAGCACATGAAGGAGTTCTCTGAACAAGTCCGTTCCGGTGAATGGAAAGGTTACACTGGTAAGAATATCACCGATGTTGTCAACATTGGTATCGGTGGTTCCGATTTGGGTCCAGTCATGGTTACTGAAGCTTTGAAGCACTACGCTGGTGTCTTAGACGTCCACTTCGTGTCCAACATTGACGGTACTCACATTGCTGAAACCTTGAAGGTTGTCGATCCAGAAACCACCTTGTTTCTGATCGCTTCTAAGACTTTTACCACCGCTGAAACCATCACTAACGCCAACACTGCTAAAAACTGGTTCTTGTCCAAGACTGGTAATGATCCATCTCACGTCGCTAAGCATTTCGCTGCTCTATCCACTAACGAATCTGAAGTTGCCAAGTTCGGTATTGACACCAAGAACATGTTTGGTTTCGAAAGTTGGGTCGGTGGTCGTTACTCTGTCTGGTCCGCTATTGGTTTGTCTGTTGCCCTATACATTGGCTACGACAACTTCGAAGCCTTCTTGAAGGGTGCTGAGGCCGTTGACAACCACTTCACTCAAACTCCATTGGAAGACAACATTCCATTGTTGGGTGGTTTATTGTCCGTCTGGTACAACAACTTTTTCGGTGCTCAAACCCATTTGGTTGCTCCATTCGACCAATACTTGCACAGATTCCCAGCCTACTTGCAACAATTGTCTATGGAATCTAACGGTAAGTCTGTAACCAGAGGTAACGCCTTCACTAACTACTCCACTGGTTCCATTTTGTTCGGTGAACCAGCTACCAATGCCCAACActctttcttccaattggTCCACCAAGGTACTAAGTTGATTCCATCTGACTTCATTTTGGCTGCTCAATCCCACAACCCAATTGAAAGCAAGTTGCACCAAAAGATGTTGGCTTCTAACTTCTTCGCTCAAGCTGAAGCCTTGATGGTCGGTAAGGATGAAGAACAAGTCAAGGCTGAAGGTGCCACCGGTGGTCTGGTTCCACACAAGGTATTCTCTGGTAACAGACCAACCACCTCTATCTTGGCTCAGAAGATTACTCCAGCTACTTTGGGTGCTTTGATTGCCTACTACGAACATGCTACTTTCACTGAAGGTGCTATCTGGAATATCAACTCTTTTGATCAATGGGGTGTTGAATTAGGTAAAAGCTTGGCTAAAGTCATCGGCAAGGAATTGGATAACTCTTCCAACATCTCTACCCACGATGATTCTACCAATGGTTTGATCAAccaattcaaagaatgGATGTAA
- the MSI1 gene encoding Msi1p (similar to Saccharomyces cerevisiae MSI1 (YBR195C); ancestral locus Anc_8.548), producing MSQRAGEATKEASYISADLQERYSHWKKNTKLLYDYLNTNSTKWPSLTCQFFPDLDTTLNEHRILLSSFTSSQKPEDETIYISRISTLGHIKWASLNNFDMDEMEFKPENTTTYPSKHLVDDIRIFFPNGECNRARYLPQNPDIIAGASSDGAIYIFDRTKHGSTRIRQSKISHPFEIKLLGSHGVIQDVETMDTSLVDINEATSLAWNLQQEALLLSSHSNGQIQVWDIKQYSHDNPIIDVPLMSIDSDGSSVNDVTWMPTHDSLFAACTERNAVSLLDLRTKKEKLKSNCKIHGGGVNSCKFNYKNSLILASADSNGRLNLWDIRNMNENPIATMEHGASVSTLEWSPNFDTVLATAGQEDGLVKLWDTTREESIFTHGGHMFGVNDISWDVHDPWLMCSVANDNSVHIWKPAENIVGSE from the coding sequence ATGAGTCAGCGCGCAGGGGAAGCAACTAAGGAAGCCTCCTATATCTCGGCCGATCTGCAAGAAAGATACTCtcattggaagaaaaacactAAGCTACTTTATGATTACTTAAACACAAACTCGACCAAATGGCCGTCCTTAACGTGTCAGTTCTTTCCTGATTTAGATACCACTTTGAATGAGCATCGCATCTTATTATCCTCTTTCACATCCTCCCAAAAACCCGAGGATGAGACCATATATATCAGCAGAATATCCACGTTGGGCCATATAAAATGGGCATCTTTAAATAATTTTGATATGGACGAGATGGAGTTTAAACCAGAAAATACGACTACATATCCTTCGAAACACCTAGTTGATGATATTCGCATCTTTTTCCCGAATGGCGAGTGTAATAGAGCAAGATATTTACCCCAAAATCCAGATATTATTGCCGGCGCCTCTTCGGATGGTGCCATCTACATATTCGACAGGACGAAACACGGCTCCACCAGAATAAGACAATCTAAAATCTCACATCCATTTGAGATCAAGCTGCTCGGTTCACATGGAGTTATTCAAGACGTAGAGACCATGGATACTTCTTTGGTAGACATAAATGAGGCCACATCACTAGCCTGGAACTTGCAGCAGGAAGCACTTTTACTTTCTTCTCATTCCAACGGTCAAATACAGGTTTGGGACATTAAACAATATTCGCACGATAACCCTATTATTGACGTACCCTTAATGTCAATAGACAGCGACGGAAGTAGTGTGAATGATGTAACATGGATGCCAACACATGATTCATTATTTGCCGCTTGCACAGAACGGAATGCAGTTTCACTATTAGATCTGAGAAccaaaaaagagaaactaAAAAGCAACTGCAAAATCCACGGAGGCGGCGTAAATTCCTGTAAATTCAACTACAAGAACTCTTTAATTCTAGCATCTGCAGATTCAAATGGTAGATTAAATTTATGGGATATAAGAAACATGAACGAAAATCCAATCGCTACCATGGAGCATGGTGCTTCCGTTTCGACTCTAGAATGGAGTCCAAACTTCGATACCGTTTTGGCAACAGCCGGCCAAGAAGATGGATTAGTTAAGCTATGGGATACTACTCGTGAAGAAAGTATATTTACACACGGTGGCCATATGTTCGGTGTGAATGACATTTCGTGGGATGTCCATGATCCCTGGTTAATGTGCAGTGTGGCGAACGACAACTCAGTTCATATCTGGAAACCTGCAGAAAATATCGTGGGATCTGAATAA
- the MED8 gene encoding RNA polymerase II mediator complex subunit MED8 (similar to Saccharomyces cerevisiae MED8 (YBR193C); ancestral locus Anc_8.551), whose amino-acid sequence MSQPNTSLVPEGNQGSLQEDVNFDFNGVPGQALDAVRMRLAQLTHSLRRIRDEMSKAELPQWYTLQSQLNVTLSQLVSVTSTLQHFQETLDSTVVYPLPKFPTTSHESLVTTLLRKKNIPEVDEWMKYVREASGISTNLLKDEEMAKLLQQDKEITNWARTTFGKEYEKHDFKHEEAIDEEDVSLLVRDSKSSKPFDVDDILKFTYTGEKPVSAGSNPTL is encoded by the coding sequence ATGTCGCAACCAAATACATCACTGGTGCCAGAAGGAAATCAAGGCTCTCTGCAAGAAGATGttaattttgatttcaatgGGGTACCTGGCCAAGCTTTAGATGCTGTACGTATGCGTTTGGCTCAATTGACTCACTCGTTAAGGAGGATCAGAGACGAGATGTCTAAGGCTGAACTTCCACAATGGTATACACTTCAATCACAGCTAAATGTCACATTGTCGCAGCTTGTTTCTGTTACATCGACCTTGCaacattttcaagaaactttGGATTCTACAGTGGTTTACCCGCTACCCAAATTTCCAACGACTTCACATGAAAGTCTAGTCACTACGCTtttgaggaagaagaatatcCCTGAAGTAGACGAATGGATGAAATATGTTAGAGAAGCGTCTGGAATAAGCACAAATTTGCTgaaggatgaagaaatggCAAAACTGTTGCAACAGGACAAAGAAATAACGAACTGGGCACGTACTACGTTTGGAAAGGAATATGAAAAACACGATTTTAAACATGAAGAAGCCATAGACGAAGAAGACGTTTCACTTCTTGTACGAGATAGCAAGTCCTCTAAACCTTTTGAcgttgatgatattttaaAGTTTACTTACACTGGAGAAAAGCCTGTTTCTGCGGGGTCAAATCCAACACTGTGA
- the AIM4 gene encoding Aim4p (similar to Saccharomyces cerevisiae AIM4 (YBR194W); ancestral locus Anc_8.550), translating into MDPKNNPSKNRVSKLQHLTAKKVRNQIEVVAGKLDKNQGQTHLLARLKDNVKAGSDHSLGREEKNGELGIRSIFYDRDWNSKGAAPFQYRNIPYNSRTFKRRTEVKVRLGNLRNIDIPGESPK; encoded by the coding sequence ATGGATCCAAAGAATAATCCATCTAAAAATAGAGTATCCAAGCTTCAACATTTGACTGCGAAGAAGGTACGAAACCAAATAGAAGTAGTTGCTGGAAAGCTAGATAAAAATCAGGGGCAAACGCACCTACTGGCTCGATTGAAAGACAACGTCAAAGCTGGTAGTGACCATTCACTGGGTCGTGAGGAGAAGAATGGTGAACTCGGTATAAGAAGTATATTCTACGATAGAGATTGGAATTCAAAGGGCGCTGCACCATTTCAATACAGAAATATTCCTTACAATTCTAGAACTTTCAAGAGACGAACCGAAGTTAAAGTTAGACTAGGCAACCTCAGGAATATTGATATACCAGGTGAAAGTCCCAAATAA
- the RIM2 gene encoding Rim2p (similar to Saccharomyces cerevisiae RIM2 (YBR192W); ancestral locus Anc_8.552), with translation MPKKSIEEWEEDAIESVPYLASDERGSNYKGATQIPLDSTQSEIENHPTIKPWVHFVAGGIGGMAGAVVTCPFDLVKTRLQSDIFLKAYKSQAGNISKASTRPKSINYVIQAGTHFKETLGIIGNVYKQEGFRSLFKGLGPNLVGVIPARSINFFTYGTTKDMYAKAFNNGLETPMVHLMAAATAGWATATATNPIWLIKTRVQLDKAGKTSVRQYKNSWDCLKSVIRNEGFTGLYKGLSASYLGSVEGILQWLLYEQMKRLIKERSIEKFGYQAEGAKSKSEKIKEWCQRSGSAGLAKFVASIATYPHEVVRTRLRQTPNENGKRKYTGLIQSFKVIIKEEGLFSMYSGLTPHLMRTVPNSIIMFGTWEIVIRLLS, from the coding sequence ATGCCCAAAAAATCCATTGAAGAATGGGAAGAAGATGCCATTGAATCAGTCCCTTATTTGGCAAGTGATGAAAGGGGCTCTAATTATAAGGGAGCCACACAAATCCCGTTAGATTCAACGCAGtctgaaattgaaaatcatcCAACAATAAAACCGTGGGTACATTTCGTTGCTGGTGGTATTGGGGGGATGGCAGGGGCTGTGGTCACATGCCCTTTTGATTTGGTGAAAACTCGATTACAAAGtgatatatttttaaaaGCGTACAAATCGCAGGCCGGTAATATAAGTAAAGCGTCTACTCGTCCGAAGAGTATTAATTATGTCATTCAAGCCGGGACTCACTTCAAGGAAACATTAGGAATTATAGGCAATGTTTATAAGCAGGAAGGATTTAGAAGCCTGTTCAAAGGTTTGGGTCCTAATTTGGTTGGGGTTATTCCGGCGAGAAGtatcaatttctttacttATGGTACAACTAAAGATATGTATGCTAAAGCATTCAATAATGGCCTCGAAACCCCTATGGTTCATTTGATGGCTGCTGCAACCGCAGGTTGGGCAACTGCGACGGCAACCAATCCCATTTGGTTGATTAAAACTAGAGTACAACTTGATAAAGCCGGGAAAACATCAGTTCGGCAGTATAAGAACTCATGGGACTGTTTGAAAAGTGTCATCAGAAATGAAGGCTTCACCGGCCTCTATAAGGGTTTGAGTGCTTCCTATTTGGGTTCTGTTGAAGGTATACTTCAGTGGCTATTATATGAACAAATGAAGCGCTTAATAAAGGAAAGATCTATTGAGAAGTTTGGATATCAAGCTGAAGGAGCGAAAAGTAAATCAGAGAAAATTAAGGAATGGTGCCAAAGGTCAGGAAGCGCTGGTCTTGCAAAATTTGTAGCAAGTATAGCTACATATCCGCACGAGGTTGTGAGGACAAGATTAAGGCAAACGCCTAATGAGAACGGTAAACGAAAGTACACAGGTTTaattcaaagtttcaaagTCATAATCAAAGAGGAGGgacttttttcaatgtatAGCGGATTGACGCCGCACCTAATGAGAACAGTTCCTAACAGTATAATTATGTTTGGAACATGGGAAATTGTTATAAGGCTATTATCTTAG
- the SKDI02G3050 gene encoding uncharacterized protein (similar to Saccharomyces cerevisiae YBR197C and YPL077C; ancestral locus Anc_8.546) translates to MCDADLDAERKSNSSQQGQLKSKRGGEKTKDSRDSTAAAISSSHPPSAKNLGAPPASNSLAASVSKGSVNGSRVTMHSNLVPTETQDVSWSEIDTLDDVKKMAKEPIINDGFPLDFEDKLTQMRRSHAQLLRLMRERNQRLKCAQPKLSTKLESPTQKSRNGPATMNRGQGLDQLLDDPEIVRDGEKYVSQIVDTIKGLDR, encoded by the coding sequence TGCCGAAAGAAAATCCAACAGCTCTCAGCAGGGACAATTGAAATCCAAGCGCGGTGGAGAGAAAACAAAGGATTCTCGAGACTCCACCGCTGCTGCAATCAGCAGTTCCCATCCGCCATCCGCCAAAAATTTAGGTGCGCCGCCTGCAAGTAACTCATTGGCAGCAAGCGTCAGCAAGGGTAGCGTCAATGGTAGCCGTGTAACGATGCATTCAAACCTGGTGCCCACGGAAACGCAGGACGTGTCGTGGTCCGAGATCGATACACTGGACGATGTGAAGAAGATGGCTAAGGAGCCCATTATCAACGATGGGTTCCCACTGGATTTCGAGGACAAGCTCACACAGATGCGCCGCTCGCACGCCCAGCTGCTGCGCTTAATGAGGGAGAGAAATCAGCGGCTTAAGTGTGCACAACCCAAGCTCTCCACGAAGCTGGAGAGCCCCACTCAGAAGAGCCGAAATGGACCTGCTACCATGAACCGGGGACAAGGACTAGATCAGTTGCTAGACGACCCGGAAATCGTGCGCGACGGCGAGAAGTACGTAAGCCAAATTGTTGACACAATCAAGGGCCTTGACCGGTGA